The following nucleotide sequence is from Leptotrichia massiliensis.
TTTGTAGTCTTCGTAATTTCCTTTGAATTTTGTAAGTCCGTTTTCGTCAAGGCAGTAAATTGTGTTGCAGATTGTGTCTAAAAAGTGTCGGTTGTGAGAAACGACTAGCATTGTTCCGTCAAAATCCTCCAAAGCGTCCTCCAGCACTTCGATGGAATAAACATCTAGATGGTTTGTCGGTTCGTCTAAAATCAAAAAGTTGGCTTTTTCCATGTAAAGTTTCAAAAATGCCACACGGACTCTTTCCCCACCACTTAACATGCTAATTTTTTTCTGTACATCGTCGCCTGAAAACAAAAATCCGCCTGCAAGTGTTCGCAAATATTCTTCTGTTAAGTCAAGTGAATTATTTATTTCCTGTAAAATTGTGCTTTCCTGTGAAAATTCCTGATGATTCTGATCATAATATCCGATTTTTAACCTTGTTCCAAACTCAATTTCCCCTGTATCCTTCGGCAACTTATCCAAAAGTATTTTTAGAAGTGTAGATTTCCCAATCCCATTTTTTCCAATAATTCCAACTCTTTCTCCACGGAAAAGCTCAAAATTTATATTATTCAAAACTTTTTTTCCGTCAAAGCTTTTAGACAAGTTTCTAACTTTCAACACATTTTCCCCGCTCATTTTAGCCGCTTCAAATTTTAGCCTCATTCTTTGCGGATTAAATACAGGATCTTCCATTCTCTCGATTCTATCCAGTATTTTTTGCCGTCCTTTCGCCTGTCTTGCCTTTATTCCAGCTCGAAATCTGTCAATGTATTCCTCCATTTTCTTAATTTTTTCCTGCTCCTTCTCATACCGCTTGATTTCCCCCTTCAAAATCATCTCTTTTTGAAGAATAAACGATGAAAAGTTGCCATCATACTTATGCAATTTTTTATTTTCCAACTCAAAAATTTTTGTACAGACATTATCCAAAAATATTCTATCGTGAGAAACAAGCAAAAACGCCTTATTATACTTTTTCAAATAATCCTCAAGCCACTCAATCGAAATCAAGTCCAGATGGTTTGTCGGCTCGTCTAAAATCAGCAAGTCAGGTTCAGACAAAAGCAGTTTTGCAAGTGAAACACGTGTTCTTTCCCCACCGCTCAAATCCTGCAACAACAAATTCTCATATTCTCCAGTAAGCTCAAGCCCTGTAAGCACCTGCTTAATTTTGTATTCAATCTCATAACCATTTTTTGCCTCGTAAATAGAAGAAAGTTCAGCAGATTTGTTAATCAGCTTTTCCATTTCATCTTCGTTCGCTGTTCCCAAAAGCATATTAACTTTCTGAATCTCATCCCAGATTTTTCTCTCTTCCTCAAAAATGGTCATCATTTCCTCATAAATCGTATTTTTTTCATCTGAAAACTCTGTATTCTGTGACAAATACCCAATTTTTGTAACCCCACTTTTCACAATTTCCCCAAACTCATTAAGATTATTCTCATTCCCATCAATCCGCTCTTCCCCCAAAAGCATCCTGATAATCGTAGACTTCCCAGCCCCATTTACCCCTACAAGCCCAATTTTATCTCTTTCTTCAATCGTAAAATTAACATCTCTCAAAATATATTCCCCTGCAAATTGCTTATATACCTTGTTAAACTGAACTAAACTCATTAAATTTCCTTTCCTTTTCTCTGTTATTTATCAAATTATTTTTATTTAAATTTATTTTTAAATTATATCATTTTTGATATTTGTTTACAATGTTTATGAAATTTTTGAAATCATATAAAACATAACAAAAATAAAAAAAGACTCCATTCAATAAAGAACAAAGCCTTTTTTCATAAATTTTATTTCTCAATTCCCAAAACTTTGCAATTTCTCACAAATAAAAATGAAACATCTTCAACCAATATTTCCGATTTAGCAACAAAAATTCCAGTCATTTTATCTATTTCTTTTAAAATTATTTTCTTGTTATCAAATCTTTCAATTATCCCAAATTTTTCAGAATATGATTTCTCATGCTCAAAATGCACTAATATTT
It contains:
- a CDS encoding ABC-F family ATP-binding cassette domain-containing protein, with protein sequence MSLVQFNKVYKQFAGEYILRDVNFTIEERDKIGLVGVNGAGKSTIIRMLLGEERIDGNENNLNEFGEIVKSGVTKIGYLSQNTEFSDEKNTIYEEMMTIFEEERKIWDEIQKVNMLLGTANEDEMEKLINKSAELSSIYEAKNGYEIEYKIKQVLTGLELTGEYENLLLQDLSGGERTRVSLAKLLLSEPDLLILDEPTNHLDLISIEWLEDYLKKYNKAFLLVSHDRIFLDNVCTKIFELENKKLHKYDGNFSSFILQKEMILKGEIKRYEKEQEKIKKMEEYIDRFRAGIKARQAKGRQKILDRIERMEDPVFNPQRMRLKFEAAKMSGENVLKVRNLSKSFDGKKVLNNINFELFRGERVGIIGKNGIGKSTLLKILLDKLPKDTGEIEFGTRLKIGYYDQNHQEFSQESTILQEINNSLDLTEEYLRTLAGGFLFSGDDVQKKISMLSGGERVRVAFLKLYMEKANFLILDEPTNHLDVYSIEVLEDALEDFDGTMLVVSHNRHFLDTICNTIYCLDENGLTKFKGNYEDYKESLKTAKTASQGTDLETKEEKKLSYQEQKEQSRKIAKLKRDIEKLEKEMEKITEMRENLNAEYEKAGKENNMEKLMEVQEKLDKLEEEEMEKIEEWDVKSGELESLE